One window of Papaver somniferum cultivar HN1 chromosome 9, ASM357369v1, whole genome shotgun sequence genomic DNA carries:
- the LOC113309052 gene encoding cytochrome P450 714C2-like yields the protein MEELLLLPQLLLKIFITLVVISLCSLSLHFYTISILNPRKLRSKLIKQGIRGPAPSSFIYGNIPDMKRIQSSKFLKISSTGEQNIINHDYFHKLFSYFELWGNEYGPVFTYSTGNVQIIYVSKPEMVKEISQWTSLDLGKPSFLKRDRGPLLGQGIFTSNGSLWVHQRKIIAPEFFMEKVKGMMNLMVDSATNMLKLWESKVQNEGGVADIRVDLDLRNFSADIISRACFGSSYIRGKEIFTKLRALQQIMAIQGLHMGVPGLRHLPTKNNRDLWKLEKEIALLILKVVKERREAKSENDLLQMILEGADSVDSGLDNTDQFIVDNCKNIYFAGHETTATSASWILVLLAASPEWQSRVRAEVENICAGSLPNFSMLRKMKKLTMVIHEALRLYPPAAFVTREAFQDITIADMQVAKGTNIWIPIIKLHQDPKIWGPDAHEFNPDRFSRGIVGACKAPQAYMPFGIGPRTCLGQNFAMVELKIVMSLILSKFYFTVSPKYRHSPAFRLVIEPEHGVDLVIKRT from the exons ATGGAAGAACTACTACTTCTTCCACAGCTTCTACTCAAGATCTTCATCACTCTAGTTGTCATTAGTCTATGCAGTTTATCCTTACATTTCTACACAATATCAATCCTAAACCCCAGAAAACTTCGATCAAAGCTTATAAAACAAGGAATCAGAGGTCCTGCTCCATCTTCTTTCATTTATGGAAACATTCCTGATATGAAGAGAATTCAATCCAGTAAGTTTCTGAAGATTAGTTCCACCGGTGAACAAAATATCATCAATCATGATTATTTTCACAAACTCTTCTCCTATTTCGAGCTTTGGGGAAATGAATACG GTCCGGTCTTTACTTATTCAACTGGAAACGTGCAAATTATCTATGTGAGCAAACCTGAAATGGTGAAGGAAATAAGTCAGTGGACATCTTTGGATCTAGGGAAACCTTCTTTTCTAAAGAGGGATCGTGGACCTTTGTTAGGTCAAGGTATTTTTACTTCTAATGGGTCATTGTGGGTTCACCAAAGGAAGATAATTGCTCCTGAGTTCTTCATGGAAAAAGTAAAG GGGATGATGAATCTGATGGTGGACTCTGCAACAAATATGTTGAAATTATGGGAGAGTAAAGTTCAAAATGAAGGGGGAGTTGCAGACATAAGAGTCGATTTGGATTTGAGAAATTTTTCTGCTGACATAATTTCAAGAGCTTGTTTCGGTAGTTCTTACATCAGAGGCAAGGAAATATTTACCAAACTTAGGGCCCTTCAACAGATCATGGCTATCCAAGGTTTACACATGGGGGTACCTGGTTTGAG GCATCTCCCCACTAAGAACAATAGAGACCTTTGGAAGTTAGAGAAAGAAATAGCTTTACTGATTTTGAAGGTagtaaaagaaagaagagaagctAAATCTGAGAATGACTTATTACAAATGATCCTCGAGGGTGCCGACAGTGTAGATTCAGGACTTGATAACACTGACCAATTCATCGTTGACAACTGCAAGAACATCTACTTTGCAGGGCATGAAACTACAGCAACATCAGCTTCATGGATCTTAGTCTTATTAGCTGCAAGCCCTGAGTGGCAAAGTCGTGTTCGTGCTGAGGTGGAAAATATCTGTGCTGGTTCTTTGCCCAATTTCAGCATGCTTCGGAAGATGAAAAAG TTGACTATGGTCATTCATGAAGCATTGCGGTTATATCCCCCGGCAGCATTCGTCACAAGGGAGGCATTTCAAGATATCACAATTGCAGATATGCAGGTTGCGAAAGGAACCAATATTTGGATTCCAATAATAAAACTACACCAGGATCCAAAAATTTGGGGTCCAGATGCACACGAATTTAATCCAGATAGGTTTTCTCGTGGAATTGTGGGTGCATGCAAGGCTCCGCAGGCTTACATGCCCTTTGGAATTGGTCCCCGCACCTGCTTAGGCCAAAATTTTGCCATGGTAGAATTGAAGATCGTAATGTCTCTCATATTATCGAAGTTTTATTTCACCGTTTCTCCAAAGTATCGACACTCCCCAGCATTTAGACTTGTCATAGAACCAGAACATGGAGTGGATCTGGTTATAAAGAGGACTTGA